A genome region from Anastrepha obliqua isolate idAnaObli1 chromosome 4, idAnaObli1_1.0, whole genome shotgun sequence includes the following:
- the LOC129246360 gene encoding serine-rich adhesin for platelets isoform X2, which yields MDEIEYLEEYEDLILPTMSSHSVATKSRATSNLVSMADDEDSSSIDQDIFESLFDDHSDDESVMQKKVPAKLSHRSERGSRISMDSLDMLVKDLGEPLNPLVDTTKQVKSMQKPGNTRFTQPSKGVQKASATTSVSARGRSTPTPVSSDSNKMSNKPQSAAATTTAAERNSKTKSIATNDIPSNRAPLNNSAGSIQNAKVTSASLNSSKAGMSTASTSRKQISAATSTTGSSSGTLSRRNDNVPITAPPKRIIERSQTTIIKPEKPQIKDPAEDPLSLENIENESDSDTDSFVYSDISADTFVSLSDVDDDDRQVIELSNDSNYDRVNLDKIRGSTPSPTVSDDYKSDNEDSKTTPKRKESSVLERNSKAANKLRIQQYVDNEVSTSGHPKQDTPRSSKEKSKNMDKGPNVSDTLLDRIDTVLSEVVDNKVERLAVKKQIDDVELEVEVETNTQDDPEDRKTEVTGSAMECNSDMDGIKNTGPEAIQEPSTSISLDMEVEVVEQKDELGVEGKEKVEKVANSVAISHKPINTPVQATNEVVEILDITDESVAERSVSESIDISQSLDSETLTEEASGHFIGSQGNAELSESLEIEQDELILLESKNLKNVDNNSHPKDTKEGNDSEENNASKSSTPYKENVARKNVGPETKKTCELNNKALVDKNTKLEEKPLQVEKSNENPEKKEKIKVEIKPNNGNGNNNKETGNVVENKAKEAAKTNLKTTYLVKERGKSDMNVENKSIVELKGGKDIKSAEKSTKETKKDEQEKISTQINENQVEPVKKEKKDEQTSSSTNFNATENEKAVKLETTINTRKRDKQTEMETPCHTPMQTKPTEKEAQINEKKQMDKESKNDVKKDKPNVTSDVKKIEQAAKRASEVQPKAKSAKTDIPVAKIEQSSKESTNEVDSSQYSRHRNKQKIEAKKDHKDVNKSTTTLDKSISEAQRKSRPEIKADKNITSLRPEKKHERNERSQTPQARKMPMLTAEKTNVVEKSQTGGRELNEPLGKSESETPISTTKEDEIEENNIKEDISLDENRSENSQMEERKVNDSATPIPDKRIRGLVVSLKKTDLSKVLNEKLVQNKEKSVDIVSRDSNDEKSVERLSRDSKGEKSAERSKEESKDEKSASKATADSKGESSVDREKESKDGKSGNNARGKRDSKDEKSRSGGKTDSKDDKSRSSGKRDSKDDKSLDKEKMDWKDGKLSYRGKTDSKDEISAERAKTDMKDDKSMDKKKRDSKRDKSSDRSRRDIKDEKFADRTRRDYRDERSTDRAKRDYRDERSTDRANRDLRYEKSAYKDRRDSRNAKYWDRAKRDEKSTDRGKRDLKDERFMDRAKRDLRDEKSADKDRRELRNEKSLDRAKSDLKYEKSDAKANRESKEEKSAGEAKRNLKDEKSPEKVKKESKEEKSVDREKANLKDEKSVDKIKKGTKYEKSVEQTKSKQSEIVDRKIDKESRNTSAVDENIQHTENDNIKKLQTQKLTTKHELVDRKKEKLKTENSDEAVAGTSSSKASGNRAEIEKKKNAEICEDKSADYTVKQKAQQTKGVCEITEDKKQIDDVEDNDIEIVNATSSKVEHKDTPKKQTLKDMAGSKITEIKTIIESTTKMQDKSAKPDTVDENKHKTQVENAAPKALAESTDQFNRNKGEAERTNKSKDTKIAAESTCRRKTRKTDVETADNRKDKLADSKNISETVNKIEYKIGEPPVESLYKMQNKKVEPKTAGENSDKTEDKAAVESADKMRDKKAKVETLESTDKEEKGTPKSIVESSDNTQEKKSKAETVGESSDRTREKNTEETCKTTNTKNSDETREQKSKAEIVVTCTDKTNEETVTPKAAAESSDKTHEKKENAKIAVKNSDKTHEKKAKAEISVESPDKTEKKTKPETIIKSTNSTKEENVTVLAIAEGSDKTLEEIMREKETKAEIVKITDMSKEEKAVTKAEKADKMRDKNAKAESIEEITDEIESDNTKGNETAESSHESLNKKAELVSESVETILENKSETETVSSSAEKKVDHKTAYADKNPNEAVDQAVKCIDKTVEGNVEAERADMSSDKKSEAENVGGDSFAGKATEMPEMKVSGSESRDKTETETSVTKVSENETTARELHKDIIELKDEAQTADKTESNAGHTSNKIKRTRITQQISTTKEKTECEKEMEAASNEVPRIHQTRHARARAEAEIQSPSSSPATPRPQSISEEEHEGSIRRSLRKRAADNSPSNINELMKKGLRGHASQTPTAGLTKVAQKLNSNRSLTVTPTTVATRKRARELAPNTSVDANDNSPGKRYKWESSRKSSRRLHNDDVDTSEGEFDSSIPQRRFRLAGLKEGQVYKAVHESSLILERKTTQPAKQNTGTELRGTQKSLTTPSSKTSKDKSANAGSNIPKECQVYKAVHESSLSLERKTTQPVKQNSGTEIRGAQKSLTTPSSKTSKDKPANAGSNISKETATEAKRNQDPEKIQTSAAEANKKRTKSELENMQPPKKIARSNEEGTQQRSPANTQKTPTKQPASTTTTAAAQRTEIQSDNGNTPSAQEGADPLQIPVKRLRRLQAIDGYDAINVSEELRTEELDKRNVATTRKSVRAGGPTDAAKGAETNKTQVKQQTQSQQQQEQKVSKSSESIVETLKNEEAGIESKKQTEKVELNEPDQRAASANKSSTSKANIEPKLQASPTKSPGSTVITFKEWLEQQKKSSSDDGDDVQLESGESVAHAKKTTETIVICEEPERVKPPEVVLRCKKELLQLINMSKRSEITSSKERGGAQETTKQTPNVSKQSRNEKTTPTAGNNTATQFKRPSLPQRSIRVTPSRTSNRTPTPGDSRMSLGNTQQIGRQAILHKIDTKLKLRKLRVRINRSTVTAYFKNLNINVGKLEEHGIHSKMLSPSRSAADTSLLIESGEQGHRNSFPTISRKRIALKTPTPLPQLPTLTARPTLTATAVAASVAEDSTRMPRLTKVPNSLEESSTQTQNEPDISPNAAAGYQHGSTEELSLLTPMKSVSVTPTSTTSSSRSQQQQQKQLSTSTAANVREKRTSATSSSDSSTTQRSHATGVKANASGITKGPQVPFMPVVPKEEIIDDQQQQAQQPVSHSATAASLDNSATTNSLASRTLAIAAATNSALNQTPSSDPSGYYGLTPITLDSNGTRLYSFLHPAKYSRNHGCVLLDYCCPNLDGPMPAIDPTRIHAQVQAGVRELPAYIVMTTKLITRADLEANKNVIPASIRQKVEKITADASATASAVSGTPNASISMSPAPQITPAPQITPAPQNTPASKTSLTPTITALQKHLPPTTSITPKLAPPVTATTALTSTPQNTLNSSSQSGAAMASTSQMITVSDYQRSLLRTSVRQFDARLKKYYYRVAMLSFSDRQSIIDNIINSTTLTPKDVECAVRLLDEYASQISLISGSPVVNIPKPVTTAIQSVSKVITTPTTNTVVRTTTIQQQLQKQNQQSSKGQVAVLDKDNSLLGYQLTTSATTLSKSTISTRSSIMSSTTTGVKNTSLPNMMATTSAGLPSLKAAQDSPRIFYTKPPMQTSTPIETTTSSGTTPLSGGKTVSLRSTSLTIRQIPSKLGSVSSTTVAATPPTTRRLPVLTRNPHLSTRTTTPNSSLANTSSTSDSITTRSAPKRMTRASAAAKVIVITQNREADNTPLDECILPDGHNNTEIKSERLDDDFVGGN from the exons ATGGACGAAATCGAATACCTGGAGGAGTACGAAGACTTAATTCTACCAA CAATGAGTTCTCACTCCGTCGCAACGAAGAGCCGCGCCACCAGCAACCTTGTTAGCATGGCGGATGATGAGGACTCTTCTTCTATAGATCAAGATATATTTGAGAGTTTATTTGACGATCATTCTGATGATGAGTCTGTGATGCAAAAAAAAG TGCCTGCCAAGTTGAGCCACCGCAGTGAACGTGGTTCACGCATTTCAATGGATTCGCTCGATATGCTTGTAAAAGATCTAg gtGAACCGCTTAACCCACTAGTAGACACCACAAAACAGGTTAAATCAATGCAGAAACCAGGAAATACCAGATTTACACAACCCAGCAAAGGTGTGCAAAAAG cttCCGCAACAACTTCGGTAAGCGCACGGGGTAGAAGTACCCCAACGCCTGTCTCTAGTGACAGTAATAAAATGTCTAACAAACCAcaatcagcagcagcaacaacaacagcggccGAACGTAATTCGAAAACTAAGTCTATAGCCACG AATGATATTCCGTCAAATCGCGCGCCGCTAAACAATTCTGCGGGCAGTATACAAAATGCAAAAGTAACTAGTGCATCCCTAAACTCATCCAAAGCTGGAATGTCTACTGCCTCAACGTCCCGGAAACAAATATCGGCTGCCACTTCAACAACTGGAAGCAGCTCTGGGACACTGAGTAGACGCAATGATAATGTCCCGATTACTGCACCACCGAAGAGAATAATTGAACGGTCACAGACAACTATAATAAAGCCGGAGAAACCACAGATTAAGGATCCTGCAGAAGATCCCTTGA GTTTGGAAAACATTGAAAATGAATCCGATTCCGATACAGATTCCTTTGTTTACTCCGATATATCAGCCGATACATTCGTTTCGTTAAGTGACGTTGATGATGATGACCGCCAAGTTATTGAACTCTCCAACGACTCCAACTATGATCGTGTTAATCTAG ACAAAATTCGTGGGTCAACGCCTTCGCCCACAGTTTCTGATGATTATAAAAGTGATAACGAGGATTCAAAAACGACACCGAAGCGCAAGGAAagctctgtgttggaaagaaaCTCAAAAGCGGCAAATAAGTTACGTATACAACAATATGTCGATAACGAAGTATCGACAAGTGGTCACCCAAAGCAAGACACACCACGCAGTTCTAAAGAGAAATCAAAGAATATGGATAAAGGCCCAAATGTTAGCGATACTCTGCTGGATCGTATTGACACAGTGCTATCAGAAGTAGTCGATAACAAAGTTGAAAGACTTGCtgttaaaaaacaaatcgatgatgttgaaCTTGAAGTTGAAGTGGAAACTAATACTCAGGATGATCCGGAAGATAGGAAAACGGAAGTAACAGGTAGTGCAATGGAATGCAATAGTGATATGGATGGTATTAAAAACACAGGCCCAGAGGCAATCCAAG AGCCATCCACGTCGATTTCATTGGATATGGAAGTGGAAGTTGTAGAACAGAAAGATGAATTGGGAGTTGAAGGAAaggaaaaagttgaaaaagtaGCGAATAGTGTTGCCATTTCTCACAAACCAATAAACACTCCAGTTCAAGCCACTAATGAAGTAGTTGAAATACTTGACATTACAGATGAATCAGTGGCCGAAAGATCAGTTTCTGAAAGTATTGATATTTCACAATCACTTGATTCCGAAACACTAACAGAAGAAGCTAGCGGGCACTTTATTGGATCTCAGGGAAATGCTGAATTAAGCGAAAGTCTCGAAATTGAACAAGATGAATTAATATTACTAGAAtctaagaatttaaaaaatgtagataACAACAGCCATCCTAAAGATACAAAAGAAGGGAACGATTCCGAGGAGAATAATGCTAGTAAAAGTAGTACGCCTTATAAGGAAAATGTTGCAAGAAAAAATGTCGGTCCCGAAACTAAAAAAACCTGCGAACTTAATAATAAGGCATTGGTtgacaaaaacacaaaattagaGGAAAAGCCCCTACAAGtggaaaaatcaaatgaaaaccctgaaaagaaagaaaaaataaaagttgaaataaaacCCAATAATGGCAATGgaaataataacaaagaaaCCGGAAATGTTGTCGAAAATAAGGCAAAAGAAGCagctaaaacaaatttgaaaacaacCTATTTGGTAAAAGAAAGAGGAAAGTCTGATATGAATGTAGAAAATAAATCGATCGTCGAGTTAAAAGGAGGAAAGGATATTAAATCAGCGGAAAAGTCCacaaaagaaacgaaaaaagatgaacaagaaaaaattagcACACAGATAAACGAAAACCAGGTTGAACCAgtaaaaaaagagaagaaagacGAGCAAACATCGAGCTCAACAAATTTTAACGCTACTGAAAATGAAAAGGCCGTTAAATTGGAAACTACGATTAATACACGAAAGAGGGATAAACAAACAGAAATGGAAACCCCATGTCACACTCCCATGCAAACTAAACCAACAGAAAAGGAAGCACAAATTAACGAAAAGAAACAGATGGATAAAGAATCTAAAAATGACGTAAAAAAAGACAAGCCAAATGTCACGTCAGACGTCAAGAAAATCGAACAGGCAGCCAAGAGAGCATCGGAAGTTCAACCGAAAGCAAAAAGTGCCAAGACAGATATACCGGTAGCTAAAATTGAACAGTCATCTAAAGAAAGCACCAACGAAGTTGATAGCTCGCAATACAGTAGGcacagaaataaacaaaaaattgaagctaAAAAAGATCACAAGGATGTAAACAAATCAACAACAACTTTAGACAAGTCAATATCTGAAGCTCAAAGGAAGTCTAGACCTGAGATTAAAGCtgataaaaatataacaagTTTAAGGCCTGAAAAGAAACATGAACGCAACGAACGATCTCAAACACCACAGGCGAGAAAAATGCCAATGTTGACCGCAGAAAAAACGAATGTTGTGGAAAAATCTCAAACGGGAGGTAGAGAGCTAAACGAGCCGCTAGGAAAGTCAGAGTCTGAAACACCAATAAGTACAACAAAAGAAGATGAGATTGaagaaaataacatcaaagagGATATAAGTTTAGATGAAAACCGTTCAGAAAATAGCCAAATGGAGGAGCGCAAAGTAAATGACTCAGCAACGCCCATTCCTGATAAAAGAATTCGAGGGCTGGTAGTGTCTTTGAAAAAGACGGATTTATCAAAGGTTTTAAACGAAAAACTTgtacaaaacaaagaaaaatccgTAGACATAGTGAGTCGAGACTCGAATGATGAAAAATCTGTCGAAAGGCTAAGTAGAGATTCGAAAGGTGAGAAATCTGCGGAGCGTTCAAAAGAAGAATCCAAAGATGAAAAATCTGCAAGTAAAGCAACAGCAGATTCGAAAGGTGAAAGTTCTGTGGACAGGGAAAAAGAATCGAAAGACGGAAAATCTGGGAACAATGCAAGAGGAAAGCGAGAttcgaaagatgaaaaatcTAGGAGCGGTGGAAAGACAGATTCGAAAGATGACAAATCTAGGAGCAGTGGAAAGAGAGATTCAAAAGATGACAAATCTTTGGACAAAGAAAAGATGGATTGGAAAGATGGAAAACTTTCTTATAGGGGGAAAACAGATTCAAAAGATGAAATATCTGCCGAGAGAGCAAAGACAGATATGAAAGATGATAAATCTATGGACAAAAAGAAGAGAGACTCGAAAAGAGACAAATCTTCGGATAGGTCAAGGAGAGAtatcaaagatgaaaaatttgcaGATAGGACAAGGCGAGATTATAGAGATGAAAGATCCACCGACAGGGCAAAGAGAGATTATAGAGATGAAAGATCTACAGACAGAGCAAATAGAGATTTGAGATATGAAAAATCTGCATATAAAGATAGGAGGGATTcaagaaatgcaaaatattggGACAGGGCAAAAAGGGATGAAAAATCTACAGACAGAGGAAAGCGGGATTTGAAAGATGAAAGATTTATGGACAGGGCAAAGAGAGATTTGCGAGATGAAAAATCCGCAGATAAAGATAGGAGGGaattaagaaatgaaaaatcgcTGGACAGAGCTAAAAGTgatttgaaatatgaaaaatctgACGCCAAAGCAAACAGGGAATCGAAGGAAGAAAAATCTGCAGGTGAAgcaaaaagaaatttgaaagatgaaaaatcaccagaaaaagtaaaaaaagaatcgAAAGAAGAAAAATCTGTAGACAGAGAAAAGGCCAATTTGAAAGATGAAAAATCcgtagacaaaataaaaaaaggaacgaaatatgaaaaatctgtggaacaaacaaaatcaaaacaatcagAAATCGTGGACAGAAAGATTGATAAGGAATCGCGTAATACTTCCGCCGTAGATGAAAATATTCAACACACagaaaatgataatataaagAAACTGCAGACACAAAAACTTACAACAAAACACGAGCTGGTCGATAGGAAAAAAGAGAAACTAAAAACGGAAAACAGTGACGAAGCTGTCGCTGGCACATCGAGCAGCAAAGCAAGTGGCAACAGAGCCGAAatcgaaaagaaaaagaatgcaGAAATATGTGAAGATAAGTCCGCAGATTACACTGTTAAGCAAAAGGCGCAACAAACAAAAGGGGTCTGTGAAATAACAGAAGATAAAAAACAAATCGATGATGTGGAAGATAATGACATCGAAATAGTAAATGCGACTTCCAGTAAAGTAGAACATAAAGATACACCCAAAAAACAAACCCTCAAAGACATGGCAGGTTccaaaataacagaaataaaaactattatcGAAAGCACAACCAAAATGCAAGATAAAAGTGCGAAACCTGATACAGTGGacgaaaataaacataaaacacAGGTTGAGAACGCAGCGCCTAAAGCATTGGCCGAAAGCACAGATCAATTTAACCGCAATAAAGGTGAAGCCGAAAGGACAAATAAATCCAAAGATACAAAAATTGCTGCAGAAAGCACGTGTCGAAGGAAAACTAGGAAGACTGATGTTGAAACCGCTGATAATAGAAAAGATAAGCTGGctgattccaaaaatatttccgaaACTGTAAACAAAATCGAATATAAGATAGGCGAACCTCCGGTCGAGAGCTTatataaaatgcaaaacaagAAAGTGGAGCCCAAAACTGCGGGCGAAAACTCGGATAAAACAGAAGATAAAGCTGCTGTCGAAAGTGCAGACAAAATGCGGGACAAGAAAGCCAAAGTCGAAACTCTTGAAAGCACAGATAAAGAGGAGAAGGGGACGCCTAAATCTATTGTCGAAAGCTCAGATAACACGCAAGAGAAAAAATCGAAAGCTGAAACTGTTGGCGAAAGCTCGGATAGAACGCGAGAGAAGAACACAGAAGAAACTTGTAAGACGACAAATACCAAAAATTCAGATGAAACGCGAGAACAGAAATCGAAAGCCGAAATTGTTGTGACATGCACAGATAAGACTAATGAGGAGACAGTGACACCTAAAGCCGCAGCCGAAAGCTCGGATAAAACGCATGAGAAGAAGGAAAACGCTAAAATCGCTGTCAAAAACTCGGATAAAACGCATGAGAAGAAGGCAAAAGCTGAAATTTCTGTCGAAAGTCCAGATAAAACCGAGAAGAAAACGAAACCTGAAACTATTATTAAAAGTACAAATAGCACTAAGGAGGAGAACGTGACAGTTCTAGCTATTGCCGAAGGCTCAGACAAAACACTAGAGGAAATAATGCGAGAAAAGGAAACCAAAGCGGAAATTGTTAAGATCACAGATATGTCTAAGGAAGAAAAGGCGGTAACTAAAGCTGAGAAAGCCGATAAAATGCGTGATAAAAATGCTAAAGCTGAAAGTATTGAAGAAATCACAGATGAAATTGAAAGTGACAATACGAAAGGTAACGAAACTGCCGAAAGCTCGCATGAAAGTTTGAATAAGAAAGCTGAGCTGGTATCCGAGAGCGTAGAGACAATCTTGGAAAACAAATCAGAAACTGAAACCGTGTCCTCGAGCGCAGAGAAAAAGGTTGATCATAAAACAGCGTATGCGGATAAAAATCCGAATGAAGCAGTGGACCAAGCAGTCAAATGCATAGATAAAACGGTTGAAGGCAACGTAGAAGCTGAAAGAGCAGACATGTCATCTGATAAAAAGTCGGAAGCTGAAAATGTCGGAGGTGATTCTTTTGCTGGAAAAGCAACCGAAATGCCAGAAATGAAAGTTAGCGGTTCTGAAAGTAGGGACAAAACTGAAACTGAAACTAGCGTAACTAAAGTATCCGAAAATGAAACTACTGCACGCGAACTGCATAAAGACATTATTGAACTAAAGGACGAAGCGCAAACTGCTGATAAAACTGAAAGTAATGCTGGTCATacgtcaaataaaattaaaagaacacGTATTACCCAACaaatatcaacaacaaaagaaaaaacggaATGCGAAAAGGAAATGGAAGCAGCAAGTAACGAAGTGCCAAGAatccaccaaactaggcatgcGCGGGCTCGGGCGGAGGCGGAAATACAATCACCATCAAGCTCGCCAGCAACGCCGCGACCACAGTCGATTAGCGAGGAGGAGCATGAAGGCTCAATTCGTCGTTCGCTACGCAAGCGAGCTGCCGATAATTCGCCGAGCAATATAAATG AATTGATGAAGAAAGGACTCAGAGGACACGCAAGTCAAACGCCAACTGCAGGGCTGACAAAAGTTGCACAAAAGCTGAATAGTAACAGAAGTCTTACAGTGACGCCAACAACGGTTGCGACGCGAAAGCGAGCACGTGAATTAGCACCGAATACATCAGTTGATGCAAATG ATAATTCCCCTGGCAAAAGGTACAAGTGGGAGTCTTCAAGGAAATCTt CACGCCGCCTACATAATGATGACGTCGACACAAGCGAAGGTGAATTTGATTCTTCTATTCCGCAACGTCGTTTCCGATTAGCTGGCTTGAAAGAAGGCCAGGTGTATAAGGCTGTGCATGAGAGCTCATTGATTTTGGAACGCAAAACTACACAGCCTGCAAAGCAAAACACTGGCACAGAACTAAGGGGAACTCAAAAATCTCTTACTACACCTTCGTCTAAAACGTCTAAAGATAAGTCTGCCAACGCTGGCAGCAATATTCCTAAAGAATGCCAGGTGTATAAGGCTGTGCATGAGAGTTCATTGAGCTTGGAACGCAAAACTACGCAGCCTGTGAAGCAAAACTCTGGAACAGAAATAAGGGGGGCTCAAAAATCTCTTACTACACCTTCGTCTAAAACGTCTAAAGATAAGCCTGCCAACGCTGGCAGCAATATTTCTAAAGAGACTGCAACAGAGGCAAAACGCAATCAGGATCcagaaaaaatacaaacttcAGCTGCTGAGGCAAACAAAAAACGCACTAAATCTGAATTGGAGAATATGCAGCCTCCAAAGAAGATTGCACGTTCAAATGAAGAGGGTACCCAGCAAAGATCACCggcaaatacacaaaaaacTCCAACGAAACAGCCAGCCTCAACAACTACTACGGCCGCTGCGCAGCGAACCGAAATTCAGTCTGATAATGGAAACACGCCGTCAGCCCAAGAGGGTGCTGATCCACTACAAATACCGGTGAAACGGCTAAGGCGCCTACAAGCAATCGATGGTTATGATGCTATAAATGTGTCTGAAGAGCTTAGAACGGAGGAGTTGGATAAGAGAAATGTAGCAACTACACGCAAATCAGTACGTGCTGGAGGGCCAACTGATGCAGCCAAGGGCGCTGAAACGAATAAAACTCAGGTGAAGCAACAAACTCAGTCCCAACAGCAGCAAGAACAAAAGGTATCGAAGAGCTCAGAGTCTATAGTTGAGACACTAAAGAACGAAGAAGCAGGCATCgaatcaaaaaaacaaacagaaaaggTAGAACTGAATGAGCCTGATCAAAGAGCTGCCAGTGCTAATAAAAGCAGTACAAGTAAGGCAAATATCGAGCCAAAATTGCAAGCGTCGCCAACGAAATCGCCTGGTTCCACAGTAATAACATTCAAAGAGTGGCTAGAGCAGCAGAAGAAAAGCAGCAGCGATGACGGCGACGATGTGCAATTAGAATCTGGTGAGAGTGTAGCACATGCTAAAAAAACCACTGAAACGATAGTAATATGCGAAGAGCCAGAACGTGTCAAGCCACCTGAAGTGGTTTTGAGATGCAAAAAGGAGTTACTACAGCTGATAAATATGAGTAAAAGAAGTGAAATTACTTCAAGCAAAGAAAGGGGCGGCGCACAAGAAACAACAAAGCAAACTCCAAACGTTTCCAAGCAAAGTCGCAACGAAAAAACAACGCCAACAGCGGGCAATAATACAGCAACACAATTTAAGCGTCCTTCACTGCCGCAGCGATCAATACGTGTAACGCCATCGCGTACTAGTAATAGAACGCCAACGCCGGGCGATAGCCGCATGAGCCTAGGCAACACCCAACAGATTGGCAGG CAAGCAATACTTCACAAAATCGACACGAAATTAAAGTTGCGTAAATTGCGTGTACGCATTAATCGATCTACGGTCACCGCATATTTTAAGAACCTGAATATAAATGTGGGAAAACTAGAAG AACATGGTATCCACTCAAAAATGTTATCACCTTCGCGTTCCGCGGCCGACACATCGCTGCTTATTGAAAGTGGTGAGCAGGGTCATCGCAATAGTTTCCCTACCATATCACGAAAACGCATAGCCTTGAAAACACCAACACCACTACCACAATTGCCCACCCTTACTGCGCGGCCAACTTTGACAGCAACGGCGGTGGCGGCGTCGGTGGCTGAGGATTCAACGAGAATGCCAAGGTTAACAAAAGTTCCAAACTCTTTGGAAGAGAGCTCAACACAAA CTCAAAATGAACCGGACATTTCTCCAAATGCTGCTGCCGGTTATCAACATGGCAGCACCGAAGAGCTTTCCTTGCTAACTCCAATGAAGTCCGTTTCTGTAACGCCAACGAGTACAACGTCCAGCTCACGTtctcagcaacaacaacaaaaacagctaTCCACATCAACAGCCGCCAATGTGCGTGAGAAACGCACAAGCGCTACAAGCAGCTCCGATTCAAGCACCACACAACGATCACATGCAACTGGCGTAAAAGCTAATGCAAGCGGCATTACTAAAGGCCCGCAAGTACCATTTATGCCGGTGGTACCCAAAGAAGAGATCATTGATGATCAACAACAGCAGGCACAACAACCAGTTTCACACTCAGCGACCGCTGCATCTTTGGATAATTCGGCCACAACAAACTCGTTAGCTTCACGCACACTGGCGATAGCTGCCGCCACTAATTCAGCGCTCAATCAAACGCCATCAAGTGATCCAAGCGGCTACTATGGACTCACACCTATAACATTGGACTCTAACGGCACGCGTTTATACTCGTTCTTGCATCCAGCCAAATATAGTCGCAATCATGGCTGCGTATTACTCGATTACTGCTGTCCCAATCTGGATGGTCCGATGCCGGCAATTGATCCGACACGTATACATGCGCAAGTACAGGCTGGCGTGCGTGAACTGCCCGCTTACATTGTCATGACAACGAAGCTGATAACGCGTGCCGATTTGGAGGCAAACAAGAATGTCATACCGGCTTCCATAAGACAGAAAGTAGAGAAAATTACAGCTGATGCTTCGGCAACGGCATCTGCTGTTAGTGGTACGCCAAATGCGTCAATATCAATGTCACCGGCGCCACAAATCACACCAGCTCCACAAATCACACCGGCTCCACAAAACACACCGGCATCGAAAACTTCACTAACGCCGACCATTACAGCATTGCAGAAACACTTGCCGCCAACAACGAGTATTACACCAAAGTTGGCTCCTCCAGTAACAGCCACCACAGCGTTGACATCCACACCGCAAAATACGCTTAACAGCAGCTCACAAAGTGGTGCAGCAATGGCATCAACATCGCAAATGATCACAGTCTCTGATTATCAGCGTTCGTTGCTGCGCACCAGCGTACGTCAATTCGATGCACGTCTCAAAAAGTACTATTATCGCGTAGCAATGCTGTCATTTTCCGATCGGCAGAGCATTATTGATAACATTATCAATTCGACAACACTGACGCCCAAAGATGTAGAGTGCGCTGTACGTTTGCTGGACGAATATGCCTCACAAATCAGCCTTATATCTGGCTCGCCTGTTGTCAATATACCCAAGCCGGTTACAACAGCAATACAATCAGTATCGAAAGTCATTACAACGCCCACAACCAATACGGTGGTACGCACCACCACAATTCAACAGCAGTTGCAAAAGCAAAACCAGCAAAGTTCTAAAGGGCAAGTTGCCGTATTGGATAAGG